A DNA window from Phycisphaerae bacterium contains the following coding sequences:
- a CDS encoding DUF5107 domain-containing protein encodes MGYVRFEKDWKLNECSVLRIESDVLRIDVLPQLGGKIYHWVHKPTDRDFLWQHPRIMPRIMPSGMNYDDNFSGGWDELFPNGEAGPYNHEMYPDHGEYWTRPFEWEVLQSRTELTLHLWAEGGVTPTRMERWMTLAASSPVVRVKYRLSHLGRHGFDYVWSIHPALSVGPQSEFVIPAGKGIIGSPGLGRLAAEPLEFNWPQVPGRDGKLFDMSRVPAGVDVPHFEMVYLTELHEGWYAHLDHATRSGFGLAFDNQLFNTLWLFATYGGWRGLCTVIPEAATGFPGDLATASTSGRCGHLDSGQVVETETAAVVFTGRDRIEHISIDGRVR; translated from the coding sequence GTGGGCTATGTTCGATTCGAGAAGGACTGGAAGCTCAACGAATGCAGCGTTCTGCGGATCGAGAGCGACGTGCTGCGGATTGATGTGCTGCCTCAACTGGGCGGCAAGATCTATCATTGGGTCCACAAGCCGACCGACCGCGACTTCCTGTGGCAGCATCCTCGGATCATGCCGAGAATCATGCCGTCCGGGATGAACTACGACGACAATTTCAGCGGCGGCTGGGACGAGCTGTTCCCCAACGGGGAGGCCGGGCCTTACAACCACGAGATGTACCCCGATCATGGCGAATACTGGACCCGACCTTTCGAGTGGGAAGTCCTGCAAAGTCGGACCGAGCTGACATTGCACCTCTGGGCCGAAGGGGGTGTCACGCCGACGCGAATGGAACGATGGATGACCCTGGCGGCATCATCGCCCGTCGTCCGCGTGAAGTATCGCTTGAGCCACCTCGGTCGTCATGGTTTCGACTACGTCTGGTCGATCCATCCGGCTTTGTCCGTCGGCCCGCAGTCAGAGTTCGTCATTCCCGCCGGAAAGGGCATCATTGGCAGTCCGGGGCTGGGCCGGTTGGCCGCGGAACCGTTGGAGTTCAACTGGCCGCAGGTCCCCGGCCGTGACGGCAAGCTGTTCGATATGAGCCGTGTCCCGGCGGGGGTGGATGTGCCGCATTTCGAGATGGTCTACCTGACCGAATTGCACGAGGGCTGGTATGCCCATCTTGACCACGCGACGCGCAGCGGTTTCGGTCTGGCTTTTGACAACCAGCTCTTCAATACTCTATGGTTGTTCGCCACCTACGGGGGATGGCGAGGCCTCTGCACGGTCATTCCCGAGGCCGCGACCGGCTTTCCTGGTGATCTGGCGACCGCCTCCACGAGCGGGAGGTGTGGTCACCTGGACTCCGGGCAGGTCGTGGAGACGGAGACGGCCGCGGTAGTATTCACGGGACGCGACCGGATTGAGCATATCAGCATAGACGGGCGCGTCAGATAG
- a CDS encoding SDR family oxidoreductase: MGLLDGEVAIITGAGTGIGAATALRFVQEGASVVMVGRRREKLEETARAAGRTDRLAVVPGDVRDQKTVDAAIAAATKLGGLHVVVNNAAVAYPVGFPDADFETWRDIFDIIVVGAFRFCREAARVMIANKTPGRLVNVTSIHGTQAEPGASGYGAAKAAVNQFSRALSVELAPHNIRVNAVAPGFVDTPMSVYNGRNELESDWFKRFYVEARKIPMARAGRPEEIASAILFLACRESSYITGHVMIVDGGLTVTF, translated from the coding sequence ATGGGTCTTCTGGACGGCGAAGTTGCGATCATAACCGGGGCGGGAACGGGAATCGGTGCCGCAACGGCTCTCCGCTTCGTCCAAGAAGGGGCGTCGGTTGTGATGGTCGGCAGACGACGCGAGAAGCTGGAGGAAACAGCCAGAGCCGCAGGCCGAACCGACCGGCTGGCCGTCGTGCCGGGCGATGTTCGCGACCAGAAGACGGTCGACGCCGCGATTGCGGCCGCGACCAAGCTCGGAGGGCTGCATGTGGTCGTCAACAATGCCGCCGTCGCCTACCCTGTGGGGTTTCCCGACGCCGACTTTGAGACCTGGCGGGACATTTTCGACATCATCGTGGTGGGTGCGTTTCGTTTCTGTCGGGAGGCGGCCAGGGTGATGATCGCAAACAAGACGCCTGGACGGTTGGTCAACGTGACCAGCATCCATGGCACGCAGGCCGAGCCGGGGGCTTCGGGATATGGGGCCGCCAAGGCGGCGGTCAACCAGTTCAGCCGAGCCCTGTCGGTGGAACTCGCTCCGCACAACATTCGCGTCAACGCCGTCGCGCCGGGCTTTGTTGACACGCCGATGTCGGTCTACAACGGCAGGAACGAGCTGGAAAGCGACTGGTTCAAGAGGTTCTACGTGGAAGCGCGCAAAATCCCGATGGCCCGTGCGGGAAGGCCGGAGGAAATCGCCTCGGCCATCCTGTTCCTCGCCTGCCGGGAGTCAAGCTACATAACCGGTCATGTGATGATCGTCGACGGAGGCCTGACGGTGACATTCTAA
- a CDS encoding CNNM domain-containing protein: protein MIALLLGTFATAVTLAISGFFSGVEMGLYCVNRVRLRLRAERLEALDARALIDLTDRQDESILGIVLGNNLANYLLTVAATFLMACGIGVESSKVEFYTAAMLSPLGFVFADVVPKNWFRAEADRLMYRCARPLRAMILVLRQTGILWLLGQVTRFSIWLSGHEAESRMHGPRREVLGLLREGAAEGALTTEQAEIVERVMNLSSVRVGSIMIPRRRVASVPITANRSQFLRAVRSHSYSRMPVVDRDGKTVSGIVSVCDVLADDTDASISNFMHPPIALQAQDSAARAIIQLQRANETMAVVNDPRRGFVGIITLKDVIEEIFGELPA from the coding sequence ATGATCGCGCTCCTGCTGGGCACATTTGCAACCGCAGTCACTCTGGCCATATCAGGCTTTTTTTCCGGGGTTGAAATGGGCCTTTACTGCGTCAATCGAGTCCGCCTGAGGCTTCGCGCCGAACGCCTCGAAGCACTCGATGCCCGCGCGCTGATCGATCTCACCGACCGCCAGGACGAAAGCATTCTCGGTATCGTTCTCGGCAACAATCTCGCGAATTATCTGCTGACAGTCGCGGCCACGTTTCTGATGGCCTGCGGCATTGGCGTCGAGTCCTCGAAGGTGGAGTTCTACACGGCCGCCATGCTCTCCCCGCTGGGATTCGTCTTCGCCGACGTCGTCCCGAAGAACTGGTTCCGAGCGGAAGCCGATCGGCTGATGTACCGTTGCGCCCGGCCGCTGCGAGCCATGATCCTGGTGCTCCGTCAGACGGGCATCCTCTGGCTTCTCGGGCAGGTCACACGGTTCAGCATATGGCTGTCCGGCCATGAAGCAGAGAGCCGGATGCACGGCCCACGACGTGAGGTGCTCGGCCTCTTGCGGGAAGGCGCCGCGGAGGGAGCTCTGACGACCGAACAGGCGGAAATCGTCGAGCGAGTGATGAATCTGTCGAGCGTCCGCGTCGGTTCGATCATGATTCCGCGCCGCCGCGTGGCCAGCGTCCCCATCACCGCAAACCGCAGTCAATTCCTCCGGGCGGTTCGGAGCCACAGCTACTCGCGGATGCCGGTCGTCGACCGAGACGGGAAGACGGTCTCCGGCATCGTCAGCGTCTGCGACGTGCTCGCCGACGATACCGATGCGAGTATCAGCAACTTCATGCACCCCCCCATTGCGCTCCAGGCTCAGGACTCCGCCGCGCGGGCCATCATTCAGCTCCAGCGAGCCAACGAGACCATGGCCGTGGTTAACGATCCGCGACGAGGCTTCGTGGGCATCATCACACTCAAAGATGTAATCGAGGAAATCTTTGGCGAATTGCCCGCGTGA
- a CDS encoding hemolysin family protein codes for MGFKILLLLILLLASAFFSGAETALFSLSRHELMRFRQDKRPSRQMVADLMRHPRRLLLTLMIGNVSINLFIFAASLSLSQSVLGRNSALVPIIGLASPILVTLFGEILPKGAAILLRVPLAPRLAPMVRFTQVILTPFRALLGTLLVEPLTRLLVGTPKPDEYVTVEELRELVEMSERHRVIDAHENAMLDQVIQLGELRTKDIMIPRVDMIAYDVHGNPHDLERLMRKHEFTKIPVYDKDIDRIAGIIYAKDLLLHPGRPLAQLIRPAHYVPEVVTITQLIEEFRRKKTQLAIAVDEFGGVVGLVTVDDIAKLIGGGLGTEGESEQDRLWVRLDERRYRVSGGMSIHDWSEQFKMSRLDEEVTTLAGLILARLGRLPAVGDKLRLGNLVLTVEALRGRRIEWVLLELVDGGSSAAPVDGKPGGDCP; via the coding sequence ATGGGTTTCAAAATTCTACTGCTTCTGATTCTGCTGCTGGCATCAGCGTTCTTCAGCGGGGCCGAAACAGCCCTGTTCTCGCTGAGTCGCCATGAATTGATGCGGTTCCGCCAGGATAAACGGCCGTCGAGGCAGATGGTCGCCGACCTGATGCGTCATCCGCGCCGGCTGCTGCTGACGCTGATGATCGGCAACGTGTCGATCAACCTGTTCATTTTCGCCGCCAGTCTGTCGCTGTCGCAGTCAGTGCTCGGCAGAAATTCGGCCCTGGTCCCGATCATCGGGTTGGCTTCGCCTATCCTGGTCACGTTGTTCGGAGAAATCCTGCCGAAGGGAGCCGCGATTCTGCTGAGGGTTCCGCTGGCCCCTCGTCTGGCTCCCATGGTCCGGTTTACCCAGGTCATTCTGACCCCGTTTCGTGCGTTGCTCGGAACGCTGCTGGTCGAACCGCTGACTCGTCTCTTGGTCGGCACACCCAAGCCTGACGAATACGTCACCGTTGAGGAGCTGCGCGAACTGGTCGAGATGTCGGAGCGGCACCGCGTGATCGACGCTCACGAAAACGCCATGCTCGACCAGGTCATTCAGCTCGGCGAGTTGCGGACCAAGGACATCATGATTCCCCGGGTGGACATGATCGCCTATGACGTTCACGGAAACCCGCATGACCTCGAACGGCTGATGCGGAAGCATGAATTCACCAAGATACCGGTTTACGACAAGGACATCGATCGGATTGCCGGAATCATCTATGCCAAGGATCTGCTGCTGCACCCCGGCCGTCCGCTCGCACAACTGATCCGGCCGGCCCATTATGTCCCCGAAGTGGTCACCATCACCCAATTGATCGAGGAGTTCCGCCGGAAGAAGACGCAGCTCGCCATTGCGGTTGACGAGTTCGGCGGCGTGGTGGGTCTGGTCACGGTGGACGACATCGCGAAGCTGATTGGGGGCGGGTTGGGTACTGAGGGGGAATCGGAGCAGGACAGACTCTGGGTCCGGCTTGATGAGCGACGTTACCGCGTCTCCGGCGGGATGAGCATCCATGACTGGTCCGAGCAGTTCAAGATGAGCCGGCTGGACGAGGAGGTAACCACCCTGGCGGGTCTGATTCTCGCTCGGCTGGGCCGGCTGCCGGCCGTCGGGGACAAGCTCCGGCTGGGTAACCTAGTCCTGACGGTTGAGGCACTTCGGGGACGACGTATCGAATGGGTTTTGCTGGAACTCGTCGACGGTGGATCGAGTGCCGCGCCTGTCGATGGGAAGCCCGGAGGAGACTGCCCATGA
- a CDS encoding glycosyltransferase family 4 protein — MIGRPAPVLRLPPAVPIERVHGCSLMPMLPGARAVRLLRRKSFDLLLMWDWSPYLDFSREGSDQPSLTILSSPIGMPGILFGHLMRRKRAQQTNFVCLSDSVREQLIRLGLKSDSVRVIRPSVDPAEIRHADRQRVRSEMGLPADARVLLTACPPGRKGGQYAAVWAAAILHQIWPDVRMILPGGFRGDGRARHLSEECYCPQIFRIAAEQYGPADLLAASDMFIWPDDQSHSTGWLAWAMAAGIPIVATDGPSVRELIRDGQTGFLVGSSQPHALATRIRTAWEDAEARRRCAQEALRQADQMCCAQKCLDAYVSLMEQLLLPCERKTFRR; from the coding sequence ATGATCGGACGACCGGCCCCGGTGCTGCGCCTACCGCCGGCGGTGCCGATCGAGCGCGTGCACGGCTGCTCCTTGATGCCCATGCTTCCGGGTGCGCGGGCTGTCCGGCTGTTGCGGCGGAAGTCCTTCGATCTGCTGTTGATGTGGGACTGGTCACCATACCTCGACTTCAGCCGCGAGGGCAGCGATCAGCCGTCGCTGACGATCCTGTCCAGCCCTATCGGAATGCCCGGCATTCTTTTCGGGCATCTGATGAGGCGAAAACGCGCTCAGCAGACAAATTTTGTATGTCTGAGCGATTCAGTCAGAGAACAACTGATTCGCTTGGGTTTGAAGAGTGACAGCGTGCGGGTCATCAGGCCCAGCGTCGATCCGGCGGAGATTCGTCATGCAGATCGGCAACGTGTCAGATCGGAAATGGGCCTCCCGGCGGATGCGCGAGTCTTGCTGACCGCTTGCCCGCCCGGAAGGAAAGGAGGGCAGTATGCTGCCGTTTGGGCTGCAGCGATTCTGCACCAGATCTGGCCGGATGTCCGAATGATCCTGCCAGGTGGGTTTCGTGGCGACGGGCGGGCAAGGCACCTCAGCGAGGAGTGTTACTGCCCACAGATCTTCCGAATTGCAGCCGAGCAATACGGGCCGGCCGATCTCCTCGCAGCCAGTGACATGTTCATATGGCCCGATGACCAGAGTCATTCAACCGGCTGGTTGGCTTGGGCAATGGCGGCCGGGATACCGATTGTTGCGACCGACGGTCCGAGCGTCCGAGAGCTGATTCGCGACGGGCAGACGGGCTTTCTGGTGGGTTCCTCGCAACCCCACGCCTTGGCCACCCGGATTCGCACGGCCTGGGAGGATGCCGAGGCCCGCCGCCGCTGCGCTCAGGAGGCCTTGCGCCAGGCCGATCAAATGTGCTGCGCCCAGAAGTGCCTCGATGCTTACGTGTCGCTCATGGAGCAACTGCTGTTGCCCTGTGAGAGAAAAACGTTCCGGCGATAG
- a CDS encoding Hsp70 family protein, translated as MSSEPIIGIDLGTTNSEVAVLENGRPRVLTENGQAILPSMVGLADDGRLLVGEPARNQWLLAPDRTIRSVKRRMGEDVKLRMGDQEFSPQEVSAIILRTLKNRAERHLGRPVGKAVITVPAYFNDAQRQATREAGELAGLEVVRILNEPTAASLVYEAGQSAPQKVMVYDLGGGTFDVSIVRIEQGVIEVLSSHGDTHLGGDDFDALLIEHVAGRFQEQHGVDLRADPRAHSRLWRAVEQAKILLSTTPYAQVNEEFICEKDGIPLNLSMELSRGDYEEMIRPLIDKTMEAVQVALKDAGLTAGQIDRIVLAGGATRTPLVSEELRNRTGRHPHQEVDPDLCVAMGAAIQAGIIQGESVSAVLVDVTPHTFGINCLGERFGLPYPYCFSPIIHKNTPLPASRTEVYYTVCEDQERAVIEVFQGEHPDALKNVRIGRFTIEGLSKGPPQSPITCRLDLDLNGMLKVTAQEKKTGRQKQIVIDNAMSRFEKTEMADAARRLRVLFGDDEQEQASAPEADAVSEAAESDHPAREVVRRAHAALKDVAGKDREEVLGLLQRIHDAIEKNDREDADRAAQELDSILYYLEESK; from the coding sequence ATGAGCTCGGAACCGATCATCGGCATTGATTTGGGGACCACCAATTCGGAGGTGGCGGTTCTCGAAAACGGCCGCCCTCGCGTGCTGACCGAAAACGGACAGGCCATTCTTCCCTCGATGGTCGGCCTGGCCGACGATGGGCGGCTGTTGGTCGGTGAGCCGGCGAGAAACCAGTGGCTGCTGGCTCCCGATCGAACGATCCGTTCGGTCAAGCGGCGCATGGGCGAGGACGTGAAACTGCGCATGGGGGACCAGGAGTTCTCTCCGCAGGAAGTGTCTGCGATCATTCTGCGAACGCTCAAGAACCGGGCGGAACGTCACCTTGGCCGCCCGGTCGGCAAGGCAGTGATAACCGTCCCCGCGTACTTCAACGACGCCCAGCGTCAGGCGACCCGTGAGGCCGGCGAGTTGGCCGGTTTGGAGGTCGTGCGGATCCTGAACGAGCCCACTGCGGCGTCGCTGGTCTATGAGGCTGGACAATCCGCGCCGCAGAAGGTCATGGTGTACGATCTCGGCGGCGGAACGTTCGACGTAAGCATCGTGAGGATCGAACAAGGCGTGATCGAGGTGCTGTCCAGCCACGGAGACACGCACTTGGGAGGCGACGACTTTGATGCCCTGCTCATCGAGCACGTGGCCGGCCGCTTCCAAGAGCAACACGGCGTCGACCTCCGGGCCGACCCCCGGGCTCATTCGCGATTGTGGCGGGCGGTGGAACAGGCCAAGATTCTCTTGTCAACCACGCCATACGCTCAGGTCAACGAGGAGTTCATCTGTGAGAAAGACGGGATTCCTCTTAACCTGTCGATGGAATTGAGCCGAGGCGACTACGAGGAAATGATCCGTCCGCTGATCGACAAGACCATGGAAGCGGTACAGGTGGCCTTGAAGGACGCCGGCCTGACTGCGGGCCAAATCGACCGAATCGTTCTGGCCGGCGGGGCCACACGAACGCCTCTTGTCAGCGAGGAATTGCGGAATCGCACCGGCCGACATCCCCACCAGGAGGTGGACCCCGATCTCTGCGTTGCCATGGGAGCGGCGATCCAGGCAGGCATCATCCAAGGCGAGAGCGTCTCCGCCGTGCTGGTTGACGTAACGCCCCACACCTTCGGCATCAATTGCCTGGGTGAGCGTTTCGGCCTGCCTTATCCCTACTGCTTCAGTCCGATCATCCATAAAAACACACCGTTGCCGGCATCACGAACGGAGGTGTACTACACGGTCTGCGAGGACCAGGAGCGAGCGGTCATTGAGGTTTTTCAAGGTGAACATCCCGACGCGCTCAAGAACGTGCGCATCGGTCGGTTCACGATCGAGGGCTTGAGCAAGGGGCCGCCTCAGAGCCCGATTACCTGCCGGCTGGACCTTGATTTGAACGGGATGCTCAAGGTGACCGCTCAGGAAAAGAAGACGGGGCGGCAAAAGCAGATTGTCATTGACAATGCGATGAGCCGTTTCGAGAAAACAGAAATGGCCGATGCGGCCCGAAGGCTGCGGGTTCTGTTCGGAGATGACGAACAAGAACAGGCATCCGCGCCCGAGGCCGATGCCGTTTCGGAGGCGGCGGAATCCGATCACCCGGCACGGGAGGTCGTGCGGCGGGCACATGCGGCGCTCAAGGACGTGGCCGGCAAGGATCGTGAAGAGGTCCTGGGACTGCTTCAGCGGATTCACGATGCCATAGAGAAGAATGACCGGGAAGATGCAGATCGAGCCGCCCAGGAACTTGACAGCATTTTATACTATCTGGAGGAGTCGAAATGA
- the grpE gene encoding nucleotide exchange factor GrpE translates to MLSTLRQWLLESEQWRHALLAPQENVDAAARVDLHTLLSELIALKQEVRLEARGTKTARQDLDRAIDEFHEGIEEVSAQTQKLFDPLLRERDRLRDGLNSQMDSQLRSWVEVLLDLREALSRGEETSRQAARRVGWRRWLLPRGLLEGLHEGYMLGLRRIDAILEARGVRPIECLGKPVDPEQMRVVDLVRRDDLPAGHVAEVVRAGYTCDSKVIRYAEVRAVARQEGETA, encoded by the coding sequence GTGCTCTCGACGTTGCGCCAGTGGCTGCTGGAGTCGGAACAGTGGCGTCATGCGCTCCTGGCCCCGCAAGAAAACGTTGATGCGGCAGCGCGGGTCGATTTGCACACGTTGCTGAGCGAACTGATCGCGCTGAAGCAGGAAGTCCGGCTGGAGGCACGAGGCACCAAGACCGCGCGTCAGGACCTTGATCGAGCCATCGACGAGTTTCATGAGGGCATCGAAGAGGTTTCGGCACAAACCCAGAAGCTGTTCGATCCCCTGCTGCGCGAGCGGGATCGCCTGCGGGACGGTTTGAACTCCCAGATGGATTCACAGCTACGGTCCTGGGTGGAGGTGCTATTGGATCTGCGCGAAGCCCTGTCGCGGGGCGAAGAGACCTCCCGTCAGGCGGCCCGGCGTGTCGGATGGCGTCGTTGGCTGCTGCCCCGAGGCCTTCTGGAAGGTCTCCACGAAGGATACATGCTGGGGCTGCGTCGCATAGATGCGATCCTGGAAGCCCGCGGGGTCCGTCCTATCGAGTGTCTCGGCAAACCCGTTGATCCGGAACAGATGCGGGTGGTCGATCTGGTCCGGCGCGACGATCTGCCGGCGGGCCACGTAGCGGAGGTGGTACGCGCCGGCTACACCTGCGATTCGAAGGTCATCCGCTATGCGGAAGTCCGGGCGGTTGCCCGCCAAGAAGGAGAGACAGCATGA
- a CDS encoding J domain-containing protein: MANPYSILNVRPEAGDEEIRRCYLEAVHRFPPEHCPEQFVSIRQAYETIKDEGARLEFLLFDASQGESIDELIEEERCRTTPKRAGLAALLSLLGETR, from the coding sequence ATGGCGAATCCGTACAGCATCCTGAATGTCAGGCCGGAGGCCGGCGATGAAGAGATCCGGCGGTGTTACTTGGAAGCGGTGCACCGGTTTCCGCCGGAACACTGCCCCGAGCAGTTTGTATCCATTCGGCAGGCATACGAGACCATCAAAGATGAAGGCGCCCGACTGGAGTTTCTTCTGTTTGACGCCTCACAAGGAGAATCGATCGACGAGCTGATCGAGGAGGAAAGATGTCGGACAACCCCCAAACGTGCGGGTCTGGCGGCATTATTGAGCCTTCTGGGCGAGACACGATAG
- a CDS encoding TIGR00730 family Rossman fold protein codes for MARIGPAVTVFGSARTKRGARTYKLGVDVGRRLAEAGFAVITGGGGGIMEAAHRGAAKVGGTTVGLNVVLPHEQKPNPYIEIEVDFDYFFVRKVMFVKYAVAMVCLPGGFGTLDEFFESMTLLQTQKTPPSPVILMGRDYWRPLLKWVRTTVLNKYQAINPEDMNLFTLTDDPAEAVDIIVKKYRQTGTLWEHPVRSHRRRAPTKPKD; via the coding sequence ATGGCGCGCATCGGTCCGGCGGTCACCGTCTTCGGCTCGGCCAGGACCAAGCGCGGGGCGCGGACCTACAAGCTGGGCGTCGATGTAGGTCGGCGACTGGCGGAGGCAGGGTTTGCGGTGATCACCGGAGGTGGCGGCGGCATCATGGAAGCGGCCCACCGCGGCGCGGCCAAGGTGGGCGGGACGACCGTCGGCCTCAACGTGGTGCTTCCCCACGAGCAGAAACCTAACCCCTACATCGAGATAGAGGTCGATTTCGATTATTTTTTCGTTCGCAAAGTGATGTTCGTGAAATACGCGGTGGCCATGGTCTGCCTGCCGGGCGGTTTCGGCACGCTCGACGAGTTCTTCGAGAGCATGACGCTCCTGCAAACGCAGAAGACTCCGCCATCTCCGGTAATACTGATGGGCAGGGACTACTGGAGACCGCTGCTCAAGTGGGTCAGGACGACGGTGCTGAATAAGTATCAGGCGATCAATCCCGAGGATATGAACCTGTTTACCCTCACGGATGACCCGGCCGAGGCCGTCGATATCATTGTGAAGAAATACCGTCAAACGGGTACCCTGTGGGAACACCCGGTGCGCAGTCATCGACGGCGAGCACCCACGAAGCCGAAGGATTGA
- a CDS encoding CPBP family intramembrane metalloprotease, producing the protein MARADGTSRPHTAAGWLASLLVFFIGAVYVCTWWGLGIAWARLWLPPILARSWGGISRAVRRWEGDSFWRWLLTQYMIALVPVVICAVLGRKPRDLGLGRFNVLGWRLIAVSVVLSIPFGLLIIWSDPGSIPLPQTWSEAASYSGRLLAIVPEHVLVCGLFVALMLPDRRLPARVPVAAVNGAWRRRALRWLGLAQPVEGSRVLAWFGLTGTSLVAVVTSGILFWLAHLGKPNIMEVSLSLPGGVAVAYVTLRTGSVWPAIIAHFTMNLIPGGIAMLFG; encoded by the coding sequence ATGGCACGCGCTGACGGAACGTCCCGCCCGCATACGGCGGCCGGCTGGCTGGCCTCGCTGTTGGTCTTTTTCATCGGCGCGGTCTACGTCTGCACGTGGTGGGGTCTTGGGATTGCGTGGGCCCGCCTGTGGTTGCCTCCTATACTGGCCCGGTCCTGGGGCGGCATTTCCCGTGCAGTGAGGCGGTGGGAGGGCGACTCATTCTGGCGATGGCTTCTGACGCAATACATGATTGCGCTTGTGCCGGTTGTGATCTGCGCGGTCCTCGGACGCAAACCGCGCGACTTGGGCTTGGGCCGCTTCAACGTTCTCGGGTGGCGGCTGATCGCAGTCAGTGTGGTCCTGTCGATTCCGTTCGGTTTGCTAATTATCTGGAGCGATCCTGGCTCCATACCGCTACCGCAGACCTGGTCCGAAGCAGCGTCTTATTCGGGACGGCTCCTGGCCATTGTGCCGGAGCACGTGCTGGTTTGCGGATTGTTCGTTGCACTCATGCTTCCGGACCGTCGCTTGCCGGCTCGCGTGCCGGTGGCGGCGGTCAATGGTGCCTGGCGGCGGCGAGCATTGCGATGGTTGGGGCTTGCCCAGCCTGTCGAGGGCAGCCGTGTACTGGCATGGTTCGGGCTGACCGGAACGTCACTGGTGGCGGTAGTGACATCCGGCATCCTCTTCTGGCTTGCTCACCTGGGCAAGCCCAACATCATGGAGGTGAGCCTTTCGCTGCCGGGCGGTGTCGCCGTTGCGTACGTCACGCTGCGGACGGGCTCGGTCTGGCCGGCGATCATCGCCCACTTTACGATGAATCTGATCCCGGGGGGTATTGCCATGCTCTTCGGGTAA
- a CDS encoding DUF6504 family protein, whose protein sequence is MCDASWGAEEFISEPIIPASGTGDIMAMARSEPGLPARFTWRQREYVITAVLKAWKTSSPEGGTGRLYLRKHWYTVQTDVGPRMTLYCERQTRNRRNPKARWWLYSVQGHTR, encoded by the coding sequence ATGTGCGACGCGAGCTGGGGAGCCGAGGAGTTTATCAGCGAGCCGATCATCCCTGCCTCGGGAACCGGCGACATAATGGCCATGGCCCGCAGTGAGCCGGGTCTGCCGGCGCGGTTCACATGGCGGCAGCGGGAGTATGTCATCACCGCCGTGCTGAAGGCCTGGAAAACCAGCTCTCCGGAAGGTGGGACCGGCCGTCTGTATCTGCGCAAGCACTGGTACACCGTGCAGACCGATGTTGGACCGCGAATGACGCTCTACTGCGAACGTCAGACCCGCAATCGACGGAATCCCAAGGCCCGCTGGTGGCTCTATAGTGTCCAGGGGCATACCCGCTAA
- a CDS encoding PTS sugar transporter subunit IIA, whose translation MPYRNMSLDDFARYVGMDARDVKRLADRGKLPGQKIGGEWRFNRARVTEWLQQEMHTLGEERLIALERGIRSSTGQSSATDELTVTDMIGLEGIDPSLPARTRASVLRELVNLADRTGLLYDPTGLLSALEQREEMCSTALPNGVALPHPRQPMPYVSAEPLICVGRVPKGIGFGSTSRELTHLFFLICCHQDHHHLRVLARLVRILVPETISTLLAVETREEMLQILIAAEKEIVTER comes from the coding sequence ATGCCCTATCGCAACATGAGTCTCGATGACTTCGCGAGATATGTGGGCATGGATGCGCGCGACGTGAAGCGGCTGGCAGACCGCGGCAAGCTGCCAGGGCAGAAGATCGGCGGGGAATGGCGATTCAACCGGGCACGGGTCACGGAATGGCTCCAGCAGGAAATGCATACGCTTGGCGAGGAGCGGCTGATCGCCCTTGAGCGAGGCATCCGATCGAGTACGGGGCAGTCGTCGGCAACCGACGAGTTGACAGTGACCGACATGATCGGCCTCGAAGGGATTGACCCCTCACTGCCGGCCCGGACACGAGCCTCCGTCTTGCGTGAGCTGGTGAACCTGGCCGACCGCACGGGTCTGCTGTATGATCCGACGGGTCTTTTGAGTGCCCTTGAGCAACGTGAGGAGATGTGCTCGACTGCCCTGCCCAACGGGGTGGCATTACCTCACCCGCGACAGCCTATGCCGTATGTCTCGGCGGAACCGCTGATTTGTGTCGGCCGTGTGCCAAAGGGCATCGGCTTCGGATCGACATCGCGCGAGCTGACACATCTCTTCTTCCTCATCTGTTGTCACCAGGATCACCATCACCTGCGGGTTCTGGCGCGGCTGGTTCGAATTCTCGTACCTGAGACGATCTCAACCCTGCTTGCGGTTGAAACACGCGAGGAGATGCTTCAGATCCTGATCGCGGCCGAAAAGGAAATCGTGACCGAGAGATAG